A genomic window from Candidatus Kouleothrix ribensis includes:
- a CDS encoding O-antigen ligase family protein, with protein MINTFTAHPRIVTVDAQIRRSTAAGRTWLAALSAFATISGLLMIRGTPGLASIAWMCLLAGIIALLYEPRYGVYQIVGFALAGDALLTPWFPFVKNLSSAESLLYVGHATSFSPAEIFMVLTCVSWLGRGAMRRQLHITKGPLFWPALIFGACVTLGLIYGITHHGDRKIALWEVRVIYYLPVMLILTSNVIKTRAQLSTLIWIIVGALYIDSISGVWYLATVLNFNTRSVEAIAEHSFSIHLNTVFVLTIAVWMFRGSRTKRMVLPLMLPVMLLSYFANQRRASFITLALALLLIAFVLYHVHRKAFWMIMPIATILGVVYLAAFWNSSGGLGMPARAIRSVIAPQSGGRDDASNVYRVIENINSKFTIKARPFTGVGFGNKFYIIAPMPDISFFEWWEYITHNSILWIWMQTGVGGFLAMLALIGMAIVVGTRALWRMPGGDLSAIALTATLYVVMHFVYAYVDMSWEAQSMIYVGAAMGVLNCLEHLVATPMLAPVKRWPWQPLPRPAPGLRPLYEGPYVTSQANTRRARGTRRPAPAAADLPGVARPTADPCR; from the coding sequence ATGATCAATACATTCACAGCACACCCGCGGATCGTCACGGTTGACGCCCAGATCCGGCGATCCACAGCCGCAGGCCGAACCTGGCTTGCTGCCTTGAGTGCGTTTGCCACTATCAGCGGCCTGCTCATGATCCGCGGTACGCCAGGCCTGGCTTCGATTGCCTGGATGTGCCTGCTTGCCGGTATCATCGCGCTGCTCTACGAGCCGCGCTATGGCGTCTACCAGATCGTCGGCTTCGCGCTCGCCGGCGATGCCCTGCTCACGCCCTGGTTTCCATTTGTGAAGAACCTGTCCAGCGCCGAGTCGCTGCTCTACGTCGGCCATGCCACAAGCTTCAGCCCGGCCGAGATCTTTATGGTGCTGACCTGCGTGTCGTGGCTCGGCCGCGGCGCGATGCGACGCCAACTACACATTACGAAAGGCCCGCTGTTCTGGCCGGCGCTGATCTTCGGTGCATGTGTCACGCTCGGCTTGATCTATGGCATCACGCATCACGGCGACCGAAAGATCGCGCTGTGGGAGGTGCGCGTGATCTATTATCTGCCAGTGATGCTGATCCTCACCAGCAACGTGATCAAGACGCGCGCACAGCTTAGCACCCTGATCTGGATCATCGTCGGGGCACTCTACATCGATTCAATCAGTGGCGTATGGTATCTCGCAACTGTCTTGAACTTTAACACCCGGTCGGTCGAAGCGATTGCCGAACATTCATTCTCGATCCACCTGAACACTGTGTTTGTCCTCACCATTGCAGTATGGATGTTTCGTGGGTCGCGTACAAAACGCATGGTACTGCCGCTCATGCTGCCGGTGATGCTGTTGAGCTACTTTGCCAATCAGCGCCGAGCTTCGTTTATCACACTCGCGCTTGCGCTGCTGCTGATCGCATTCGTGCTCTACCATGTCCATCGCAAGGCCTTCTGGATGATCATGCCGATCGCCACAATCCTTGGCGTCGTCTACCTCGCTGCGTTCTGGAACAGTAGCGGTGGCCTGGGTATGCCCGCGCGCGCGATTCGCTCAGTCATCGCGCCTCAATCGGGCGGCCGCGACGATGCATCGAATGTCTACCGTGTGATCGAGAACATCAATAGCAAGTTTACGATCAAAGCACGCCCATTCACAGGCGTCGGGTTCGGCAATAAGTTCTATATCATCGCACCTATGCCCGATATCAGCTTCTTCGAGTGGTGGGAATATATCACTCACAACTCGATCCTGTGGATCTGGATGCAGACGGGCGTTGGTGGGTTTCTAGCGATGCTCGCGCTGATTGGTATGGCGATTGTTGTCGGCACGCGCGCACTATGGCGTATGCCCGGCGGCGACCTGAGCGCGATTGCGCTGACCGCAACGCTGTATGTTGTTATGCATTTCGTTTATGCGTATGTCGATATGTCCTGGGAAGCGCAAAGCATGATCTATGTTGGCGCGGCCATGGGAGTGCTAAATTGCCTGGAGCACTTAGTAGCAACCCCTATGCTTGCGCCCGTGAAGCGCTGGCCCTGGCAGCCTTTGCCACGCCCGGCACCAGGACTCCGGCCATTGTACGAGGGGCCATATGTCACGAGCCAAGCTAACACGCGTCGCGCGCGAGGAACTCGGCGGCCTGCACCTGCGGCTGCTGATCTGCCAGGTGTTGCTCGCCCCACTGCCGATCCATGTCGGTAG
- a CDS encoding chromosome partitioning protein — protein sequence MPLLQRKHTIAAPLHSLPISLCAANGAAIHTFPADLISSIRHLENTLTYNNTLPKCLAVVAALSGEGVTYMSIALATTLANDRQASVCVAELNWYTPGMITRLSQPAPARPPRHKRPADALADSESFDGGPGLAGVLTQSCTLDQALVATATPNLYLLPAGDLPQHLRPAMARGTALKQCLAQLCERFDMLVLDIPAVQLTSDAVALASLAQGCCLVIRQGVTPVSHVRAALDDLAHLNILGVILNQVSSKLPRWMHALVPQE from the coding sequence ATGCCGCTGCTGCAACGCAAGCATACGATCGCTGCCCCACTACACAGCTTGCCGATCTCGCTGTGCGCGGCCAATGGTGCGGCGATCCATACCTTTCCCGCAGATCTGATTAGCAGCATTCGCCATCTCGAAAACACCCTGACATACAATAACACCCTGCCGAAATGCCTGGCAGTCGTTGCGGCACTAAGCGGCGAGGGCGTCACGTACATGTCGATCGCGTTAGCCACCACGCTCGCCAACGATCGTCAGGCCAGCGTCTGTGTTGCCGAGCTGAACTGGTACACGCCAGGCATGATCACACGCCTCTCGCAGCCGGCGCCGGCCCGGCCACCGCGCCATAAACGCCCCGCCGATGCATTGGCCGATTCAGAATCTTTCGATGGCGGCCCCGGACTCGCCGGCGTACTGACGCAGTCATGCACGCTCGATCAGGCGCTCGTCGCCACAGCCACACCGAATCTCTACCTGCTGCCTGCCGGCGATCTTCCACAGCACCTACGCCCGGCAATGGCGCGCGGCACGGCACTCAAACAATGCCTCGCACAGCTGTGCGAACGTTTCGATATGCTCGTGCTCGACATCCCGGCCGTTCAGCTAACCAGCGATGCTGTGGCGTTGGCATCGCTCGCCCAGGGCTGCTGCCTGGTCATCCGCCAGGGTGTCACGCCCGTCTCACACGTTCGCGCCGCACTCGATGATCTTGCCCACCTCAATATACTCGGTGTCATCCTGAACCAGGTAAGCTCCAAGCTGCCACGCTGGATGCACGCGCTCGTGCCGCAAGAGTAA
- a CDS encoding flippase produces MLISQLITWALTLVLTVVLARMLGAELVGEYTVASSIWTIMGVFINFGIDTLLVKEIARAPEKTPELVGTTLIARTLLYMLSCAIVALYVYLAHFSTTVLVLVALLGVAQLITQIYLAVQSALQGLELMEYVSLAGIASRIVNTALGIAVLLLGFGAYGIAIITILAMAIGCAIQIVFLRRHSRIRFAFNAAQIGSILRAGLPYLASSLGLVAYGQIDVLIISSLVNPTQVGWYGSASRLFGTMMFFPVIFTTAVFPSLTRAYANASDSLPRIIRKSFDLMLVLSMPLGLGLLVIADPLVLLLYGPGFAQSGPILALMGVVLIPTYQNILLGQFLISTDRQNPWTIVMLLATALTIPLDLVFVPWCQHMFGNGAIAGSLSFLITEIAMVACGIRMLPSGALDRSNLHVALRVLAAGLAMVAATWWLRALFIGLPVLTGAIVYIGCILLFRAIPREDLELFKQFGQHALNRLRRRPADTVPAEGV; encoded by the coding sequence TTGTTGATCTCTCAGCTGATTACCTGGGCACTCACGCTTGTGCTGACTGTCGTGCTGGCCCGCATGCTCGGCGCCGAGTTGGTCGGCGAATATACTGTGGCTTCATCGATCTGGACGATCATGGGCGTGTTTATCAACTTTGGCATCGACACGCTATTGGTAAAAGAGATCGCCCGTGCGCCCGAAAAAACCCCCGAGTTGGTTGGAACCACACTGATCGCGCGCACCCTGCTCTACATGCTGAGCTGCGCGATCGTCGCACTGTACGTATACCTGGCGCATTTCTCCACCACAGTGCTCGTCCTGGTCGCATTGCTGGGAGTCGCCCAGCTGATCACTCAGATCTACCTGGCGGTTCAATCAGCCCTCCAGGGGCTCGAGCTGATGGAATATGTCTCGCTGGCAGGTATCGCCAGCCGGATCGTCAATACCGCGCTCGGTATCGCTGTGCTCCTGCTTGGGTTTGGTGCGTACGGCATCGCTATTATTACCATCCTCGCCATGGCGATCGGCTGTGCGATCCAGATCGTGTTCCTACGGCGGCATTCCCGCATCAGGTTCGCGTTCAATGCTGCCCAGATTGGCTCGATCTTACGCGCCGGCCTACCATACCTTGCCTCAAGCCTCGGCCTGGTAGCCTATGGCCAGATCGATGTGCTGATCATTTCGTCGCTGGTTAACCCTACCCAGGTGGGTTGGTATGGATCAGCCTCACGCCTGTTCGGCACGATGATGTTCTTCCCGGTAATTTTCACTACTGCGGTATTTCCCAGCCTGACCCGTGCCTACGCTAACGCATCCGACTCGCTGCCGCGTATTATTCGCAAGAGCTTCGATCTGATGCTGGTGCTCAGTATGCCACTTGGGCTGGGCCTGCTCGTCATCGCCGATCCACTCGTGCTACTGCTCTACGGCCCCGGCTTTGCCCAGAGCGGGCCAATCCTGGCGCTTATGGGTGTCGTGCTCATTCCAACGTATCAGAATATCTTGCTTGGCCAGTTCCTCATCTCGACCGACCGGCAAAATCCATGGACGATCGTAATGCTGCTCGCTACGGCGCTTACCATCCCACTCGATCTGGTGTTCGTACCTTGGTGCCAACATATGTTCGGCAATGGCGCTATCGCCGGATCACTCAGCTTTCTCATCACCGAGATTGCGATGGTCGCCTGCGGCATTCGGATGCTCCCATCCGGCGCACTCGATCGATCCAACCTACACGTCGCGCTACGTGTACTGGCCGCCGGGCTGGCAATGGTCGCCGCTACCTGGTGGCTACGCGCACTATTCATCGGCCTACCGGTGTTAACCGGCGCGATTGTGTATATCGGCTGCATCCTGCTCTTCCGTGCCATCCCACGCGAGGATCTCGAGCTATTCAAGCAGTTCGGACAACATGCACTGAACCGTCTGCGCCGGCGCCCAGCCGACACAGTCCCAGCTGAAGGAGTATAA